The following proteins are encoded in a genomic region of Mus caroli chromosome 18, CAROLI_EIJ_v1.1, whole genome shotgun sequence:
- the LOC110284430 gene encoding ovomucoid-like, whose translation MFIFSRVQVIYITLSFLLCSESHFIRRAIYKHIVMCRGYSSKRICTREYFPVCATNGRTYFNKCIFCLAYRENDGSFIMSHLGKC comes from the exons ATGTTCATCTTCTCGAGAGTTCAAGTTATATATATTACcttatcctttcttctttgttctg aaagtcACTTTATAAGAAGAGCAATTTACAAGCACATA gtaatgTGTAGAGGGTATAGCAGTAAAAGAATTTGTACCAGAGAGTATTTTCCAGTCTGTGCAACCAATGGCCGTACTTATTTCAACAAATGCATTTTCTGTTTAGCCTATAG AGAAAATGATGGTTCATTTATTATGTCACATCTCGGCAAATGCTGA